One part of the Geoanaerobacter pelophilus genome encodes these proteins:
- a CDS encoding ATP-binding protein — MSLTNRSLSLQVICTLVAVATVILAIYAVLTMQVFRDREAAKLRNQLAIDAEQLQPAIASALWNFDTAQLNKVLDGAMKDPILTRIVVLSGDSVYTRSRNERWEPVTGEKAIAKTDVVVREQPVIFSGQNLGTLTIAATTRFLDEELKTGICYFVVTILLLDALLVVSVYWILNRIVLKPLKQLESYAVSVSSDDAGGDSLATFTFSGEMEVLRASLAKMVSQLESRYAELARYREHLETLVEERTAELLHARNAAEAANQAKSMFLANMSHEIRTPMNGVLGFAQLLERDPSLSPMARNKVATIMKSGEHLLSIINDILEMSRIEAGRVELRTEPIDLAELLNDLTVMFRLRAEEKGLAFTLEPITDLPRYIVTDLGKLRQILINLLGNAVKFTKSGSVSLRAFAVGIDRIAIEVQDTGIGITTEEQDKLFRPFERTRSGEQAAGGTGLGLAISREYAHLMDGELTVVSTAGEGSCFRFEFPAPATSEVPVSSGVLHSVTGLAPGQGELRVLVVDDLETNRELLRVILEPLGFVVDEASSGEEAIEKALVTKPHIILMDLVMPGMNGDEATRIIRTTCLAGDPVIIGISASAFDTQKQQFLDSGINAFIAKPFREQELFDLFACRAGVRFEIAGNKDSRDVQRSQELPSLDRMPADWLEEFSQALFRNNITRIRRLGEEASVIDPCLSAWVLERVELYDLEGLKKLGNVNTTGASHD, encoded by the coding sequence ATGTCGCTCACGAACCGCTCACTGTCGCTGCAGGTTATATGCACTCTTGTTGCCGTAGCAACGGTAATTCTTGCCATATATGCAGTACTTACGATGCAGGTTTTCCGTGATCGTGAGGCGGCAAAGCTGAGAAATCAGCTTGCTATTGATGCAGAGCAGCTCCAGCCCGCCATCGCCTCTGCTTTATGGAATTTTGACACGGCACAGCTCAACAAGGTCTTGGATGGCGCCATGAAAGACCCCATTCTGACCAGGATTGTGGTCCTGTCAGGCGACTCGGTATACACCCGCAGCCGAAATGAACGGTGGGAACCTGTTACCGGGGAGAAGGCAATTGCCAAAACAGATGTCGTTGTCCGGGAGCAGCCGGTTATTTTTTCGGGACAGAATCTTGGAACTCTTACAATTGCCGCAACAACACGATTTCTCGACGAAGAACTGAAGACCGGCATCTGTTACTTTGTTGTTACAATTTTGCTCCTGGATGCGCTGCTGGTTGTGAGTGTTTACTGGATCCTTAATCGGATTGTCCTGAAACCGCTCAAGCAGCTGGAAAGCTACGCAGTTTCGGTCAGTAGTGATGATGCAGGCGGTGATTCCCTCGCTACCTTCACTTTCAGCGGTGAGATGGAAGTGCTCCGTGCATCTTTGGCGAAAATGGTGTCGCAGCTTGAGAGTCGCTATGCCGAGCTTGCGCGTTATCGTGAACACCTTGAAACATTGGTTGAAGAACGGACTGCCGAACTGCTTCATGCCCGTAATGCGGCCGAGGCAGCCAATCAGGCCAAGAGCATGTTTCTGGCCAACATGAGCCATGAGATCAGGACACCGATGAACGGTGTCCTCGGCTTTGCCCAACTGCTGGAGCGCGATCCCTCGTTGTCGCCGATGGCCCGCAACAAGGTTGCTACCATCATGAAGAGCGGCGAACACCTGCTCTCCATCATCAACGACATTCTGGAGATGTCGCGCATTGAGGCCGGCCGGGTGGAGCTTCGTACCGAACCGATTGACCTGGCCGAGCTGTTGAATGACCTGACAGTCATGTTCCGGCTACGAGCAGAAGAGAAGGGGCTTGCCTTTACCCTGGAACCGATCACTGATCTGCCGCGCTACATTGTCACCGACTTGGGGAAACTGCGGCAGATACTGATCAATCTGCTGGGGAACGCAGTCAAGTTCACCAAGTCCGGGTCAGTGTCACTGCGGGCATTCGCTGTCGGTATCGACCGGATAGCCATTGAAGTGCAAGACACCGGCATCGGCATCACAACTGAGGAACAGGACAAGCTGTTTCGCCCCTTTGAACGCACCCGGAGCGGTGAGCAGGCTGCTGGCGGCACTGGTCTTGGGTTGGCCATCAGCCGCGAATACGCTCACTTGATGGATGGCGAGTTGACCGTTGTCAGTACTGCCGGAGAGGGGAGCTGTTTCCGGTTCGAGTTCCCGGCGCCGGCGACTTCCGAGGTACCTGTATCATCAGGGGTGCTGCATAGCGTGACCGGTCTTGCCCCTGGTCAGGGTGAGTTGCGTGTTCTGGTGGTTGACGATCTGGAGACTAACCGGGAACTGCTGCGGGTGATTCTGGAGCCGCTGGGGTTTGTCGTGGATGAAGCTTCCAGTGGTGAAGAGGCTATTGAGAAGGCCCTGGTCACCAAACCGCACATCATCCTGATGGATCTGGTAATGCCCGGCATGAATGGTGATGAGGCAACACGAATCATCCGTACCACCTGCCTGGCTGGCGATCCGGTAATCATCGGCATCAGTGCCAGCGCCTTCGATACGCAGAAACAGCAGTTTCTCGACTCAGGGATTAATGCGTTTATCGCCAAGCCGTTTCGGGAGCAGGAGCTGTTCGACTTGTTTGCTTGCCGCGCTGGAGTGAGGTTTGAGATTGCAGGAAATAAAGATAGCCGGGACGTTCAGCGCAGCCAGGAACTGCCTTCCTTGGACAGGATGCCTGCAGACTGGCTTGAGGAATTCTCCCAGGCGTTGTTCCGGAATAATATAACTCGCATCCGCAGATTAGGGGAGGAGGCGAGCGTAATCGACCCGTGC